DNA sequence from the Ramlibacter agri genome:
AGCCCGTCGTGCGCGGCGTCTTCGAGCAGCGCAAGACGGTCAAGGGCTTCCGCAATCCCCTGGTCTCGACCGGCGACTTCGTGGTGGCGCGCGACCGCGGCGTGGTCTGGCGCACCTTGCAGCCGTTCGCGTCGACGCTGGTCGTCACGCGCGACCGCGTGCTGGCGCGCGGCGCCGACGGCAGCGTGGCGCGGCGGCTGAGCGCGAGCGAGGAGCCGGCCGTGCGCGCGATCAGCGAGACGCTGTTCGGCGTGATGGCCGCCGACCTGCAGGCGCTGGCGCAGCGCTTCACGATCGAAGGCGAACTGGTCGGCCGCGAAGGCTGGAAGCTCGCCCTGCTGCCGCGCGATGCGGCGCTGGCCCGCTGGGTCCAGCGCGTCGAGCTGGAAGGCGAGCATTTCCTGCGCGGCGTGAAGCTGGCCGAAGGCAGCGGCGACCTGACGCAGATCCACCTTGCGCGGCACACCACCAGCGCGGCGCTGCGCCCCGAGGAGGAGAGCCAGTTTGAGTGATCCCAGCCTGCTCGGCTCGCCGGAGGAACTGACCCACCTGCCGCAGGTGGCCGCCACGCCGTGGCGGCTGGCCGGGCTGGCCTGGCTCGTGTTCGTGCTGGTGGTGGTCGTGCACCAGGTGCAGTTCTGGCGCGCCGGCAAGCTCGACACCGACGTGCTGGCGCTGCTGCCCGTCTCCGAGCAGGCGCCCGAAGTGGGCCGCGCCAGCAAGCTGATGGCCGAAGGCGTGTCGCGCCAGGTCGTGGTGTTGCTCGGTGCGCCGGCGTGGTCCGATGCGAAGCGCGCGGCGGACCAGTGGCGTCATGCGCTGGAGCAGGCCGATGCGCCGCTGCGCGCCAGCGTGGGTGCCCAGTCACTGGACCAGATCCTCGATTTCTATGGCTCCCGGCGCGACCGCCTGCTGACGCCGGCGCAGCGCGCCGAACTGCTGCAGGCCCCGCCCGGCAGCCAGGTGCAGCGCGCGCTGGCCTTGCTGGCGCAGCCCGGCGCTTCGGCGCGGCTGGCGGACTTCGCTTCCGACCCGCTGGGCCTGTTCCCCGACTGGCTGCAGGCCCGCGCCGCGCAGACCCGCGCGCGCCCGCGCGATGGCGAGCTGTGGGTGCACGGCGAAGACGCCGATTGGGTCGTGCTGATCTACGAGATCACCGGCGCGCCCTTCGCCATGAACGGCAATGCGCTGTACCAGCCGGCGCTGGATGGCGCGCTGCAGGCCGCGCAACGCGAAGTGCCGGGCGCCCGCATGATCGCCGCCGGCCTGCCGCTGCATGCCGAAGCCGCCGCCGTGCGCGCCAACAACGAGATCAACACGATCGGCTGGGGCTCGCTGGCCGCGGTGCTGCTGCTGGCCTGGCTGGCTTTCCGCCGGCTCACGCCCATCCTGCTGACGGCGGTGTCGCTGGCCATCGGCGTCGCCGCGGCGATCTCGGTGACGGCCTGGATCTACGGCAGCGTGCACCTGCTGACCCTGGTGTTCGGCGCCAGCCTGGTGGGCGTGGCGGAGGACTACGGCATCCACTACTTCGCCTCGCGCCAGGGCCAGCCCTGGGCGCGGCCGCGCACCTTGATGCGCAGCCTGCTGCCGGGCCTGGTGCTGGCGCTGTCCACCAGCGTGCTGGCTTACCTGGCCCTGGGCCTGGCGCCTTTCCCCGGCCTGCGCCAGATGGCGGTGTTCTCCGCTGCCGGCCTGCTGGCCGCTTTCCTCACCGCTGTGTGCTGGTTCCCGCTGCTGGATCGGCATGCGCCGCGCGATACGCGCTTCGCCGCCCGCATCCGCGACAGCCTGGCGCGCTATCCGAGCTGGCGCAATACGCGCCTGGCCTGGAGCATTGCCGCGGTGCTGGCCGTGCTCTCGCTGATCGGCCTGGTGCGCCTGCACGCCAGCGACGACGTGCGCGACTGGCAAGGCTCGCCGCCGGCGCTGATCCAGGCGCAGATCAAGATCGGCCGCCTGCTCGGCACGCCCAGCGTCGCGCAGTTCTACCTGGTGCGCGGCGCCAGCCCGCAGGAAGTGCTGGAACGCGAGGAGGCGCTGAAGGAGCGCCTGGACGGACTCGTCGCCCGCCATGCCTTCGCCGGTTACGCCGCCGTCTCCGACTGGGTGCCCTCGCTGCGCCGCCAGCAGGCCGATGCGCGCCTGACCGCGCGGGTGGAGGCCGAGGTGCTGGCTGGCGTCAACGCCGCTCTGGGCGAGCGCCTGGTCCGGCCCGCGCCCGGGGCCGGGGCGCTGACCCCGGAGCAGTGGCTGGCGCATCCTGCTTCGGCCGCCGCTCGGACCCTCTGGCTGGGCGCCGACCACGGCCAGTACATGACGGTCGTGATGCTGCACGGCCTGCACGACGCGAAGCAGCTGCCGCTGCTGGAAGGCGCGGCGGCCGGCCTGGACGGCGTGCGCTGGGTGGACCGCGCCGCCGACATCTCTTCGCTGCTCGGACGCTATCGCTGGTCGATGACGGCGCTGCTCGCAGCCGGCCACGCGCTGGTGCTGTTCGTGCTCTGGCTGCGGTTCCGCCGCGCCGCCTGGCGCACCTGGGTGCCGACCCTGCTCGCGAGTGTGCTGGCGGTGGCGGTGCAGGGCTGGCTGGGCGAACCCTTCCAGCTGGCGAACATCCTGGCGCTGCTGCTGCTGCTGGGGATCGGCGTGGACTACGGCATCTTCCTGCTGGAACACGATGGCGATGGGGCGGCATGGCTGGCCGTGGTGCTGGGGGCGGCGAGTACGTGGCTGTCGTTCGGGCTGTTGGCGCTGTCGTCGACGCCGGCGCTGCATGCGTTCGGGCTGACCTTGATGGTGGGGGTGCTGCTCGTTTGGCTGGGGTCGCCGCTGGTGCGCAGCGGAGCTGGGCACCCCAAGAAGGCAGCCGAATGAGGGTCCTGGTTGTACTCATGGCGCTGGTGTTGGCGGCGTGCGCCACGGCGCCGAGGCAGGAAGAACTCGCGCTGCGCCTGAGCCCTGCTTCGCTGGGCCATGAGCTCGCGCTGCAGCAGCGCATGACGGTCAGCAGCCACGGGCAGTCGCAGCAACTTGACGTGGCATTGGAAGTCGATGCGCAAGCCGTGCGCATGGCCGTCATGGACTTCGGCCAGACCGTCGCCCGGCTCGAATGGGATGGCCGCGACCTGAACGAAAGCCGCGCCAAGGGCTGGCCCGAAGCGGTCACGG
Encoded proteins:
- a CDS encoding MMPL family transporter encodes the protein MSDPSLLGSPEELTHLPQVAATPWRLAGLAWLVFVLVVVVHQVQFWRAGKLDTDVLALLPVSEQAPEVGRASKLMAEGVSRQVVVLLGAPAWSDAKRAADQWRHALEQADAPLRASVGAQSLDQILDFYGSRRDRLLTPAQRAELLQAPPGSQVQRALALLAQPGASARLADFASDPLGLFPDWLQARAAQTRARPRDGELWVHGEDADWVVLIYEITGAPFAMNGNALYQPALDGALQAAQREVPGARMIAAGLPLHAEAAAVRANNEINTIGWGSLAAVLLLAWLAFRRLTPILLTAVSLAIGVAAAISVTAWIYGSVHLLTLVFGASLVGVAEDYGIHYFASRQGQPWARPRTLMRSLLPGLVLALSTSVLAYLALGLAPFPGLRQMAVFSAAGLLAAFLTAVCWFPLLDRHAPRDTRFAARIRDSLARYPSWRNTRLAWSIAAVLAVLSLIGLVRLHASDDVRDWQGSPPALIQAQIKIGRLLGTPSVAQFYLVRGASPQEVLEREEALKERLDGLVARHAFAGYAAVSDWVPSLRRQQADARLTARVEAEVLAGVNAALGERLVRPAPGAGALTPEQWLAHPASAAARTLWLGADHGQYMTVVMLHGLHDAKQLPLLEGAAAGLDGVRWVDRAADISSLLGRYRWSMTALLAAGHALVLFVLWLRFRRAAWRTWVPTLLASVLAVAVQGWLGEPFQLANILALLLLLGIGVDYGIFLLEHDGDGAAWLAVVLGAASTWLSFGLLALSSTPALHAFGLTLMVGVLLVWLGSPLVRSGAGHPKKAAE
- a CDS encoding DUF3261 domain-containing protein, with product MRVLVVLMALVLAACATAPRQEELALRLSPASLGHELALQQRMTVSSHGQSQQLDVALEVDAQAVRMAVMDFGQTVARLEWDGRDLNESRAKGWPEAVTGSRVLSDLQLVHWPLAAIRPALPAGWSVDEAADRARTVRYGDTPMIRVRYPAPGSAELENLAVGYRLRLDAWPEAR
- a CDS encoding LolA family protein, with translation MRRRSLLLAALSAPAFAAEPVPALLREVRQRLANEPVVRGVFEQRKTVKGFRNPLVSTGDFVVARDRGVVWRTLQPFASTLVVTRDRVLARGADGSVARRLSASEEPAVRAISETLFGVMAADLQALAQRFTIEGELVGREGWKLALLPRDAALARWVQRVELEGEHFLRGVKLAEGSGDLTQIHLARHTTSAALRPEEESQFE